Genomic window (Arachis hypogaea cultivar Tifrunner chromosome 13, arahy.Tifrunner.gnm2.J5K5, whole genome shotgun sequence):
taaaatctcttggcaaggtatgagaatctTAATTCCTATCctcgttatccttatcaggtgtgatgagaattggattctgctcccactttaatTAATCTTTGCTAAACAAAGgagagtcaagtggactaattaatttgatcctcaagtcctagtcaactcctttgggaagactagagttattggagtacaaattaaccagcagagaattccaatttcaatcaacagctgagtttgataactcaagtgttgctaattacttaaccaaaaccaaaagaaaagaaaatctattcgaataaaaatgccttcagatgggaagcaacagtaacataaataaaagaaagaaatcttaaatctgaaatacatcaaattgcattaattaagaaaatcataacatgaatggttcataagccaaattggcaacataaataattaaacagAGAGATAGACAAGTCAAagcactagaataaataaaagtaaaaaagaaattaaattaaaggaacattgaacctgtaattgaagagataaccataaaataagagaaatcctaaatcctaaatcctaagagagaggagaaaacctctctctctaaaactacatctaatcctaaattTGTGTATATTAAAGCTTGATTGTGATTGTcgaatgaatggatggattccctcactttatagcctctaatttgtgttttctgggccgagaactgggccagaaacagcccagaaatcgctgggggcgaaatctgccacgctgattttcgtcactgcgacgcgtccgcgtggagcacgcgtttgcgtcatctaGCTGTaaggccactatggcaaattatatatcaaatcgaagccccagacgttagctttccaatgcaactagaaccgtctcatttgaacctctgtaactcaagttataaccgttttagtgcgagagggtcaggctgacagctttgcagttccttcaacttcttgtattccttccacttttgcatgcttcctttccatcctccaagccattcttgccttgtaatctctgaaatcacttaacacccatatcaaggcatcgaatggtaataagagaatattaatattagcaaatataaggccaaaaaaacatgtttccaatcatagcacaaaatcaggaaggaaaacgtaaaacatgcgaattgtatgaataagtgtatgaaagattgataaaatccactcaattgagcacaagataaaccataaaatagtggtttatcactgctCCAATAGAAAACCTTGTACTATGAATAATaagaatcaaataaaaattaaacatggtattaaataaataaaatgataaaaattaaataagtatCAACTCATTTTTCTTCTCATCAAACTTAGTACTACGAATCAAGCAACTCAATTTTGAGATTTCAATTAGTTCATGCAAGTAAAAGAACTCATAAGGTCAAATGCAGATGAACCAAGCGGTGCTGAAGAAAATTAAACAAAGTAAAAGCATTAATAAGAGGGTTATATATATAGGTACCGTCGAATCAATGGATTTCTGGTTCATGCAATACTCCTCAAGCTTTTGAAGCTCTTGAGAGAAGTTTTGCAAATACGGGAAGAAGGCACCTGAGGCTAAGATTGGAACACAGAGTCAGGTAGTAGCAGCAAAGCAAAAGCAGATAAGCTATTCAATCAATCAGTTCATAATTtcttataaatataaatcaagctagagcattaacagcttctcaTATCAGGTTATATTGTTCTAGTATgattttcaaatgaaaaaaatatgGAATCCATGAATTACCTTTTTCAATGATTTGGAGTGCTTACAGCTAAAGAACCACACTCAGCAATGATTTTGTTCTgcataaacacaaaaaaaaagaacaaaacttAGTTGCACAAATGAACCAATTAACCTTCTTAGATTTAACTACTATAATGACAGCAAAAGAACCACGTGACATTATTATATGAGGCTCAAACAATTATCATTTAAACTTCTCTAACTACTTGCGAATTGAAGAATCAGAGAACTAGGGACACACAAATGAATCAGAGAATAAACAACATAAACAAAGAAGCACAAATGAATTTTGTTTAGATGAGAAGCCAAACCTTGCTAGTAACCTTGTTCTTCGGAAACTTGACGGTACCTGTGGTTCTCTCCTTCCATCGGTTCCGTTCCTTGTCAAATTTGTAAAACTTCGATTTCCTAAAATCAATTGGAAAAGAGTAATAACAATTAAAAGCACAGATTTATtgtaatattcaaaataaatgaTGAAATGATGATCGAAGATTTACTGAAAAAGCACAAAGATTTACTCAACAGCTGCGACGGTGACCACACTGACGGCTCCCTCTCATGCGTCCCCCTCCTCCGCGACGGCAACGGTTCTCGTGGCTCCCTCATCGGCAACGAGGAAGCACGACGGTGACTAGCGCGACAGGAGCAGCTCCTCTTTCCCCTCCTCGGCGACGGCGAAGAGTGAAGCTCTTCCAGCGGTGGCGACGCGTTTGGTGACGGCTTCTCCTCTCTCATCATCGCACACACTCTGTCTCTCGGGTTTGACTCGACAGTGGCGGCGGGATGGTCTTCGATGTAGCTGGCAGCAAGGCAGCGTCTCCTTCCTCGAGCTCTCCTCTTCTGCGTGGGTGAGGTGGTGCGTGTGTATTGTGTTGTGTGCGTTGGAGAGGGGAACAGAGGGAGTGGGGCTGCGGCGCTGTTGTGAGGGGAAAGGGGGGAGTGTGGTGGGTGTTAGGTTAGGGTTTGTGAATTAAAAAGGGGTAAGGTTAGTGTGCCGGAACAGGGAGCGCCAGCGATGTTCTCTGGCGATGTTCTTTAGAAGGGCCTTTTTCTTTAGGGTGAATACAAAGGGTTGGAAGAGTTTTAGGGTTTGAAGGAGAAAGATAGAGTCTCAAAGAGGGTGTGTAATGTAATTCACTGAttgtaactttaaaaaaaaaaattaatcttttggccacgcttttgaagcgtgccaaaaGAGTTGTAGgaaatggccacgcttttaaaatgtcACTATAACAAAACTCTAtcgccacactttaaaagcgtactTGTTTCTTTCTATAGCTACGcttaagcgtggcaaaaaaaagtgtGGAGAAATCTCGAATCAATCGCCAACCTCATAAAAGCATAGCCGTAGacccttttcgccacgctttttaagcgtagcaaaaaaaagtggctaaatttctaatttatcgccaccctcataaaagcgtggccattgaccactttggccacgcttttaaagcgtgacaaGAAAAAAGCGTGGTTATTGGCCTTTTTTCTAAAACAAGGAGATAATCTTGTATTAGCAAACCTTTTCTAGAGCAATTGAAGATTTTAATCCTTATGTAAGCATGCACATGCTTGCAGGAATCtatcataaattaattttttaaataaatcgtaattatattttgatattctATTGATATTTAAACAtaagttaatttttaattatttttatgtcttattttaattatatttaaaatatttcttgttttaataaataataatatgtacTATTTCTTGTCTTATTTTATTCAATGCTgatacgtgatggtatttaggtgtgtctaagTATGTctggaaaatttttttattttttattaaggcaCGATTGGACTCAGTAGACACGTGTGTCAGACGAGTGTCGATGAATGTCGTATCCGAAATGTGTTTAACACATAGATACGATAACTTAAAGAAGTGTTTGTGTTTCATAGTTTATTAAATAAGTGATAGATACTCAACTGAATATTCCTTAAGAATCCCATTGGTTCAACTATTCAAGATCTGAactcttaaaataatttttcgCCCGTACTAGAAAAAATATCCACAAAGGTTTCTTTTTAGTGCAAAGGAACTACTAGTGTGACATATCATTGAGGAATTTAATTGACAGAATTAAACAAACAAATCAAATTTCATATATTTAAATGAGTAAACTTGTGTCAAACTTTCAAATTGTACACAGTGTATTTGAATAAAACAAAGTATAGCGAAAATTACAACCATGAAGAAAAAGAGGTTGttaataaattgcaatcataaAGAAGAGGAGgtggttaataaattattaacaaactcagaaaaattaataataattaataataagtcaataattaactcagaaaattaACAAACTAAGATTAACTCAGAGAATTAACAACAATTAacactaattaactaaaaaaattaacaatcaacaaaacacCATCAACTTAGAATATAACAGAGAAAAATAATTCAAAGAAGCAATGGAGAAGTGCTTActgacgagagagagagagagagagagagagagagacggttCAGTGAACGTGAGCAACGCCAAGGGAGAAGTAGTGGGAGGATACAGTAAGGCTAGTCTGGTGGAGACGTGAGGCTTCTGTGACAACGCTAGTACGATAGCACCCTCTGGTCAATGGAAAGTAGTTCAACGATAGGGAAGGCAGTGATGAGTGGCTACTAGGGCTAGCTATTTTCGAGCCTCTCTTCTCTAATGTGTGGGGATGGGACTATAGGTTTAGGCTTAGGTTTACTAATTGCaaaatttgatttctttttttaaataaaacattaAATCGACGATGTTTTGACGTTTAGTAGCATTTTTAGCAAAGCGGCCACACCTTAAAAAATCGGACCGATTCCAATAGTTCACCAATTAACTGTCAGTTCGGCcgatttttcatcttttttgttAGATGATTCTTTGACACAATTGGACTGGCCGAAGGACAATTTTCGGTTAATCCGATTGAACTGGTCAGCCTAGTTCAGTTTTCAAAGCCATGGTAATTATACAGTCAAAATTGGATATCATGTTGCCAAAAAGGAATTGAAAGATATGGAAATAGATACTCTTTCACTCAGCATAGATTTAGAAGACATTTGGAATCTCAAAGTTTCACATAAAATCACATATTTATTTGGAGGGTCATCCACCATATAATCTTAGTAAATCATAATCTATTTAATCCATAATACTATCCACAATATAATCCACTAGAAGTCTTAATTGTATTTTATGCAGGGTTGAGTATGAGACAGTTGAACATGCTCCCTTATTATGTCTATGGACAAGAGCGGCATAGTTTGGACGACAAAGCCAATGCACACCAGACAAGGAATCAACTACAAGTTTAGGATCATGGCTAATGGAGAGATTCAAAACCATAAGATCATAGCGAGGAAATGAAAAGGAGATAATGGTGGCCAGAATTGCATTTATGTGTTGGGAAATTTGGAAAGAGAGGAACATAGCTATGTTAACAATTCAGAAGTAAATCCCAAAGCAACAATCATAAAGGAAAAAATCATGGAGACATAATTCACAAAAGTAACTAAAGCTAGCAGAGGAAACAACTCAATCAAAGGAAAGCTCTCAACATAGTAGGAGTAAAGAAGTTACGTGGAAGCCTCCACCGAGGGATTGGATGAAAGCGAATGTGGATGCCACATATCAGAAAGATTCTAcaaaaaagagaaattgaaatgaTTATTAGAGATAATTTTGGTAAACTCTTCACTAAGGCAGCAGAGAGAATTATTGCATCTTCAAGCCTGGCAGCAGAAGCTTATGCTATCAGAAATGCTCTAATTTTAGCAAAAAAATCTACAAATAGAGCTAATTCTCATTGAATCAGATAGCCTAGCTTTAGTATAAGCTCTGAAATCAAAATCCAACATCGAAGAGGTGGAGCCAATTCTTTAAGACATACATGTCTTGGCAGTAAACATACCAAAATGTGAATTTACTTGGATCTTTAGAGAAGGGAACACCCTTGCCCATCTGATAGCAAAGCGGTGCTTGGCAGTGGAGCTGGAACCAAACTGGAGTTGGAATATACAAGGTGAACTCAAAGCAATCTTATCTTGTAAAGCACGTAGAGCCTTGAATTGGGGGAGCTGGCTGTGGCATACTAAAGCAGAGAGAACAGGGGATCACCAACTTTTTCTTATTGTAGATGATGCAGCAGTTGCACCTACTAGAAGGGGAGCAACCACCTTCTTAGAATATTAGCCGATCAAAGGAGGCCCGAGCTAACCACCATCAACACAGTTCTTCAATCTTTGGTAGCACCTAGATTATCTTTGAGTATTGCAGACACCTGTGGTGGCAGCGACGCTCGACAGAGATGATTCAATCCTAAACAGTAGGAAATAATGCTCAATCAAGCAACATATTAGAGAAGAAGTCATCGAGGTGACAAGGAATTTGTTTTTCTTCATTCTGGTCTCTTAGCTACCTTTGTAAGAGACTGAGGTAGCCATGGATACCATGAAGCAGTATAATAGTTGGAGGACCTCAGTAGTGACGAAAGGCGGTAGTGTCGCCGTGTTTTGATGGTGGATGTCTTATGTTCTTGAGCAGCGACGATGGCACCAAAAGTTTCATTGTTGACCTTCGATGCCAGgatggaaaaacaagaagaaattggACGCTACAACCAGAAGAGGTCACAGTAGCTGGTTATGGCAGAGATTAAGAATCGGTTCAGCCATGGAGTAGTGCCAAGATAGTGTTAATGCTGACTAAAGATGAGGAAACGGGTGGGAGGGAAGATCTGTTGGGGCTGGGTGATGGGTTCCGGATCAGGTAAGCCTATTGACCTTTGGTCCTGTCCAAAAACGAAAAATCCTCTTATGTGTTGATTCCTCGAACACTTTTGGCAAGGCTAGAGGTTAATTCCTGACATAAAAAAGAAGTGAGTTCCTTTGCTTTGTTATCTCAAGATTAATGAAGGCACAATATATTCTTCACAAAAAGAAAGTAGAAAATTAATAGGTTACTTTTAAAGGAATCTGATAGTACAAATTAGTTATGATTCAAATATTCATAGTTTTCTTTGAGAATATGTAGGAATGTAAGCGTTGATGAATTTGCAGTAATAAGACTGGGAACATTCTTCCAGCAGcttttgataatatttatttGGCTGTATCTCTGGTGGTCGCACATGCGATGGCTACCGGTGGCTATGCATTGACCAGCCAACGAAGAAAGGACACATGCAAGAAGAGGTTGTTTTCATTAATCTCTGTTTAACATTTAAGCACGGCAACTCCTTGGTTGTTATTATGGGGATTGGATTGTAAATAGAGAGATCCCCCATGGCTACCAATGGTAGTTGCTCGAATGGCCATCTCCCACTGAGTAATGGATGTTGTCCGAGGATTTGTCATCGTAATGGGTTCATACTATGTTGTAGAGTGGGGAACAATGGAACTAACAGTGCTTGTTCAAAAATGGGTAACCCAAGGGCGTAAGTTTCAGAGGTGGTCGTAGTTGGTGGTTGGAGATGCTGCATTAATGGAGGTGGTTCATCTATGAAATGGATCACAAGTTCTCCTATGAGAACCAGAAGTCACCAATGTTGCCAATGTTAAATTCATAAGTAGCGTCATTTCCGTCCATAAATCGTCCGATCTGGTTGCATAACGGGGAGATGAATTAACAACGTTGCCTTAGTTAAGTTGTTTGACCTGGCTGTATAGCAGGGATATAAAGACAACCGAAAGTCCATCTCAAGTAGCTGACGATGGTTGTTCTCTGTGTGAGGTTGAAAgagacaatattttttgtttaggtGGCTTATGCGAAATATTTTCTCTTTTGGACGGAgcgtttcttttctttctttttttttttttttttgttagaggaTGGGACTTTACTGAAATGTTATTTAGTGCAACTTAGATAATGttgttgtaaaaaaatatatatggtaCATATTTGGGTTGCTTATGGTTTTTTGTTGTGTTTAAGAATCTATTCTAGAGTAATCCATTAATTTGTTGGGAAAAAAATAGTTGGGTTAACAATTGTGCTCCTGCATttgatgaaaaaataaaagaaaaatattaaaagtatttaatttttttaattaaagggTAGATAATACATATATTTTCTTCTTAATCCTGTTTATTTAATTGATTTATGTCAACTAAAAGAAGTTATACGCGTGGTTTATATTTTAAAACTCACAAAAAATTGAAGAAATATGTATCACAtttgaagaaataaagaaacgtATTTGTGcaattttttgtaatttaaaaCTACTTTTTACACAATAATTTCCTGTAATTTTGATTTGGACAGAATgagtaattattataatataatttacaaATTGTAATTCAATTAGTTTAATTTGTATGCAAAAGAATATGACGTAGACTAATAATATACTAGTTGAAATGGAATATAAAATAATCTCAATAccgaataaaattataaagaataaaaaattcttGAATTATGTTATACTACAATGCATTACAATAATTAGTATGTGGATAGATTATATGTGTAATTAAGTGATTTgcgtttaaaaaaattatgttattaaaaatgtttatatttttttaagaaataaaaatttcTCATGATCATTATTTTATTGGAAGATACTATTTAGTATTTTTAGAATTTCAATAGCAGTGTTTAACATACGACTGTGAAGCtcaatgaaaaacaacaaaatgaaggAGAGGCTGGTGTTAGTGAAACAGTGAAGAGGAAGAGTGGTAACAGCGTGGAAGAGATTAGGGTTACCTTCTGTTTCAATACTACGGAGATATTAGGTAATAGGTATGACAAAAAGATTGAGGACAGGTGTGACGGAGCATCGGCAATGGTGGTGCAAGGCCGAGAGGTGCCGCCGATGAAGGATTTGAAGGGGATGGGTGTGGAGGCGCAGGGAGTATTCTGTGAAATAATGAGGAGAACGCATAACCGAACCCATATTTTAATATTTCTGACggaatattttaaattacaggcggattttctgtctataataaaaatgatttaatTAAAACCCAGtattttgatgatttaaatatagacgaattttccgtcggtaataattttccataaaaaaatactaatttttctgATAGAAATATcgataaattcttttttttcgtCTGTAAATTCATGGTCATTCATTTTACTTTGTTTTCGACGAAATTTTTTTTGCAAAATCtgtctgtatttccgtgggataaaatctgTCAGAAATATTCGTCTATAATAAACAATTTTCTGATGGTGTGTATATGTATATTTGAACTAAGAACGTAGTAAATGAGATGGATCTTAAGGGACAACACATCTAATCTTTGTACTATTCCTAACGAAGCTTGTTTTAACTTGATGCATAGCTTGACTACGAGTAAAGCAAGTGTCTCAGAATAGGACAAAAATTGACATAATTAGAAAATTCATAAGaagtaattatttttctaaaatacttGTAAGTTGTTCCTACATGGTACATTAGTGTTTCAGTTAAAGTGACCAAAACACTTGAAAATGTTCCAATCATTTGTTACTTTGATATATTAATTGaatacaaatt
Coding sequences:
- the LOC112738091 gene encoding uncharacterized protein — translated: MMREEKPSPNASPPLEELHSSPSPRRGKRSCSCRASHRRASSLPMREPREPLPSRRRGTHEREPSVWSPSQLKSKFYKFDKERNRWKERTTGTVKFPKNKVTSKNKIIAECGSLAVSTPNH